In a genomic window of Homo sapiens chromosome 22, GRCh38.p14 Primary Assembly:
- the ZNF74 gene encoding zinc finger protein 74 isoform b (isoform b is encoded by transcript variant 2): MEIPAPEPEKTGIGEFQGCGCGLHPGGVGSTRLPSEGLVPGCDVGELPEPSCPRTSTAQARCDLSSGTRRGAMEHAEGSPQRALSRMGAEGGALSTAGHLQRRTGPGAHHGAAPRRGAGVGAPGRCSAEESGCALGARTCHGLGRPCRGIPPQVSPLRPATRSRGGTLAGHTQERPGH, encoded by the exons ATGGAGATCCCTGCCCCGGAGCCCGAGAAGACAG GAATCGGTGAGTTTCAAGGATGTGGCTGTGGACTTCACCCAGGAGGAGTGGGGTCAACTAGACTCCCCTCAGAGGGCCTTGTACCGGGATGTGATGTTGGAGAACTACCAGAACCTTCTTGCCCTAG GACCTCCACTGCACAAGCCAGATGTGATCTCTCATCTGGAACGAGGCGAGGAGCCATGGAGCATGCAGAGGGAAGTCCCCAGAGGGCCCTGTCCAG AATGGGAGCTGAAGGCGGTGCCCTCTCAACAGCAGGGCATTTGCAAAGAAGAACCGGCCCAGGAGCCCATCATGGAGCGGCCCCTCGGCGGGGCGCAGGCGTGGGGGCGCCAGGCAGGTGCTCTGCAGAGGAGTCAGGCTGCGCCCTGGGCGCCCGCACCTGCCATGGTCTGGGACGTCCCTGTAGAGGAATTCCCCCTCAGGTGTCCCCTCTTCGCCCAGCAACGCGTTCCCGAGGGGGGACCCTTGCTGGACACACGCAAGAACGTCCAGGCCACTGA
- the ZNF74 gene encoding zinc finger protein 74 isoform a (isoform a is encoded by transcript variant 3) — protein sequence MEIPAPEPEKTALSSQDPALSLKENLEDISGWGLPEARSKESVSFKDVAVDFTQEEWGQLDSPQRALYRDVMLENYQNLLALGPPLHKPDVISHLERGEEPWSMQREVPRGPCPEWELKAVPSQQQGICKEEPAQEPIMERPLGGAQAWGRQAGALQRSQAAPWAPAPAMVWDVPVEEFPLRCPLFAQQRVPEGGPLLDTRKNVQATEGRTKAPARLCAGENASTPSEPEKFPQVRRQRGAGAGEGEFVCGECGKAFRQSSSLTLHRRWHSREKAYKCDECGKAFTWSTNLLEHRRIHTGEKPFFCGECGKAFSCHSSLNVHQRIHTGERPYKCSACEKAFSCSSLLSMHLRVHTGEKPYRCGECGKAFNQRTHLTRHHRIHTGEKPYQCGSCGKAFTCHSSLTVHEKIHSGDKPFKCSDCEKAFNSRSRLTLHQRTHTGEKPFKCADCGKGFSCHAYLLVHRRIHSGEKPFKCNECGKAFSSHAYLIVHRRIHTGEKPFDCSQCWKAFSCHSSLIVHQRIHTGEKPYKCSECGRAFSQNHCLIKHQKIHSGEKSFKCEKCGEMFNWSSHLTEHQRLHSEGKPLAIQFNKHLLSTYYVPGSLLGAGDAGLRDVDPIDALDVAKLLCVVPPRAGRNFSLGSKPRN from the exons ATGGAGATCCCTGCCCCGGAGCCCGAGAAGACAG CTCTTTCCTCTCAGGATCCTGCTCTTTCCCTGAAAGAGAATCTCGAGGATATATCGGGTTGGGGTCTTCCCGAAGCCAGGTCCAAG GAATCGGTGAGTTTCAAGGATGTGGCTGTGGACTTCACCCAGGAGGAGTGGGGTCAACTAGACTCCCCTCAGAGGGCCTTGTACCGGGATGTGATGTTGGAGAACTACCAGAACCTTCTTGCCCTAG GACCTCCACTGCACAAGCCAGATGTGATCTCTCATCTGGAACGAGGCGAGGAGCCATGGAGCATGCAGAGGGAAGTCCCCAGAGGGCCCTGTCCAG AATGGGAGCTGAAGGCGGTGCCCTCTCAACAGCAGGGCATTTGCAAAGAAGAACCGGCCCAGGAGCCCATCATGGAGCGGCCCCTCGGCGGGGCGCAGGCGTGGGGGCGCCAGGCAGGTGCTCTGCAGAGGAGTCAGGCTGCGCCCTGGGCGCCCGCACCTGCCATGGTCTGGGACGTCCCTGTAGAGGAATTCCCCCTCAGGTGTCCCCTCTTCGCCCAGCAACGCGTTCCCGAGGGGGGACCCTTGCTGGACACACGCAAGAACGTCCAGGCCACTGAGGGCAGAACCAAGGCCCCCGCGAGACTGTGTGCAGGGGAAAACGCCTCCACGCCAAGTGAGCCAGAAAAGTTCCCCCAGGTGCGCCGGCAGCGCGGGGCGGGCGCCGGGGAGGGCGAGTTCGTGTGCGGCGAGTGCGGGAAGGCGTTCCGCCAGAGCTCCTCCCTCACGCTGCACCGGCGCTGGCACAGCCGGGAGAAGGCTTACAAGTGCGATGAATGCGGCAAGGCCTTCACCTGGAGCACCAACCTTCTGGAGCACCGGCGCATCCACACCGGCGAGAAGCCCTTCTTCTGCGGCGAGTGCGGGAAGGCCTTCAGCTGCCACTCGTCCCTCAACGTGCACCAGCGCATCCACACGGGCGAGCGGCCCTACAAGTGCAGCGCCTGCGAGAAGGCCTTCAGCTGCAGCTCGCTGCTCAGCATGCACCTGCGGGTGCACACCGGCGAGAAGCCCTACCGGTGCGGCGAGTGCGGCAAGGCCTTCAACCAGCGTACACACCTCACACGCCACCACCGCATCCACACGGGCGAGAAGCCCTACCAGTGCGGCTCCTGCGGCAAGGCCTTCACCTGCCACTCATCCCTCACCGTGCATGAGAAGATCCACAGCGGGGACAAGCCGTTCAAGTGCAGCGACTGCGAGAAGGCCTTCAACAGCCGCTCGCGCCTCACCCTCCACCAGAGGACGCACACGGGCGAGAAGCCCTTCAAGTGCGCCGACTGCGGGAAGGGCTTCAGCTGCCACGCGTACCTGCTCGTGCACCGGCGCATCCACAGCGGCGAGAAGCCCTTCAAGTGCAACGAGTGCGGCAAAGCCTTCAGCTCCCACGCCTACCTCATCGTGCACCGGCGCATCCACACAGGCGAGAAGCCCTTCGACTGCAGCCAGTGTTGGAAGGCCTTCAGCTGCCACTCGTCCCTCATCGTGCACCAGCGCATCCACACCGGTGAGAAGCCCTACAAGTGCAGCGAGTGCGGCAGAGCCTTCAGCCAGAACCACTGTCTCATTAAACATCAGAAAATCCACTCCGGGGAGAAGTCGTTTAAGTGTGAGAAATGTGGGGAGATGTTCAACTGGAGCTCGCACCTCACTGAGCACCAGAGGCTGCACAGCGAGGGGAAGCCCTTGGCCATCCAGTTCAACAAACACCTGCTCAGCACATACTACGTGCCTGGCAGCCTGCTGGGTGCAGGGGATGCTGGACTGAGGGACGTGGATCCCATCGACGCGCTGGATGTGGCAAAGCTCTTGTGCGTGGTTCCCCCCAGAGCTGGCAGGAATTTCTCCCTGGGGAGCAAACCTCGAAACTAA
- the ZNF74 gene encoding zinc finger protein 74 isoform c (isoform c is encoded by transcript variant 4), with translation MLENYQNLLALGPPLHKPDVISHLERGEEPWSMQREVPRGPCPEWELKAVPSQQQGICKEEPAQEPIMERPLGGAQAWGRQAGALQRSQAAPWAPAPAMVWDVPVEEFPLRCPLFAQQRVPEGGPLLDTRKNVQATEGRTKAPARLCAGENASTPSEPEKFPQVRRQRGAGAGEGEFVCGECGKAFRQSSSLTLHRRWHSREKAYKCDECGKAFTWSTNLLEHRRIHTGEKPFFCGECGKAFSCHSSLNVHQRIHTGERPYKCSACEKAFSCSSLLSMHLRVHTGEKPYRCGECGKAFNQRTHLTRHHRIHTGEKPYQCGSCGKAFTCHSSLTVHEKIHSGDKPFKCSDCEKAFNSRSRLTLHQRTHTGEKPFKCADCGKGFSCHAYLLVHRRIHSGEKPFKCNECGKAFSSHAYLIVHRRIHTGEKPFDCSQCWKAFSCHSSLIVHQRIHTGEKPYKCSECGRAFSQNHCLIKHQKIHSGEKSFKCEKCGEMFNWSSHLTEHQRLHSEGKPLAIQFNKHLLSTYYVPGSLLGAGDAGLRDVDPIDALDVAKLLCVVPPRAGRNFSLGSKPRN, from the exons ATGTTGGAGAACTACCAGAACCTTCTTGCCCTAG GACCTCCACTGCACAAGCCAGATGTGATCTCTCATCTGGAACGAGGCGAGGAGCCATGGAGCATGCAGAGGGAAGTCCCCAGAGGGCCCTGTCCAG AATGGGAGCTGAAGGCGGTGCCCTCTCAACAGCAGGGCATTTGCAAAGAAGAACCGGCCCAGGAGCCCATCATGGAGCGGCCCCTCGGCGGGGCGCAGGCGTGGGGGCGCCAGGCAGGTGCTCTGCAGAGGAGTCAGGCTGCGCCCTGGGCGCCCGCACCTGCCATGGTCTGGGACGTCCCTGTAGAGGAATTCCCCCTCAGGTGTCCCCTCTTCGCCCAGCAACGCGTTCCCGAGGGGGGACCCTTGCTGGACACACGCAAGAACGTCCAGGCCACTGAGGGCAGAACCAAGGCCCCCGCGAGACTGTGTGCAGGGGAAAACGCCTCCACGCCAAGTGAGCCAGAAAAGTTCCCCCAGGTGCGCCGGCAGCGCGGGGCGGGCGCCGGGGAGGGCGAGTTCGTGTGCGGCGAGTGCGGGAAGGCGTTCCGCCAGAGCTCCTCCCTCACGCTGCACCGGCGCTGGCACAGCCGGGAGAAGGCTTACAAGTGCGATGAATGCGGCAAGGCCTTCACCTGGAGCACCAACCTTCTGGAGCACCGGCGCATCCACACCGGCGAGAAGCCCTTCTTCTGCGGCGAGTGCGGGAAGGCCTTCAGCTGCCACTCGTCCCTCAACGTGCACCAGCGCATCCACACGGGCGAGCGGCCCTACAAGTGCAGCGCCTGCGAGAAGGCCTTCAGCTGCAGCTCGCTGCTCAGCATGCACCTGCGGGTGCACACCGGCGAGAAGCCCTACCGGTGCGGCGAGTGCGGCAAGGCCTTCAACCAGCGTACACACCTCACACGCCACCACCGCATCCACACGGGCGAGAAGCCCTACCAGTGCGGCTCCTGCGGCAAGGCCTTCACCTGCCACTCATCCCTCACCGTGCATGAGAAGATCCACAGCGGGGACAAGCCGTTCAAGTGCAGCGACTGCGAGAAGGCCTTCAACAGCCGCTCGCGCCTCACCCTCCACCAGAGGACGCACACGGGCGAGAAGCCCTTCAAGTGCGCCGACTGCGGGAAGGGCTTCAGCTGCCACGCGTACCTGCTCGTGCACCGGCGCATCCACAGCGGCGAGAAGCCCTTCAAGTGCAACGAGTGCGGCAAAGCCTTCAGCTCCCACGCCTACCTCATCGTGCACCGGCGCATCCACACAGGCGAGAAGCCCTTCGACTGCAGCCAGTGTTGGAAGGCCTTCAGCTGCCACTCGTCCCTCATCGTGCACCAGCGCATCCACACCGGTGAGAAGCCCTACAAGTGCAGCGAGTGCGGCAGAGCCTTCAGCCAGAACCACTGTCTCATTAAACATCAGAAAATCCACTCCGGGGAGAAGTCGTTTAAGTGTGAGAAATGTGGGGAGATGTTCAACTGGAGCTCGCACCTCACTGAGCACCAGAGGCTGCACAGCGAGGGGAAGCCCTTGGCCATCCAGTTCAACAAACACCTGCTCAGCACATACTACGTGCCTGGCAGCCTGCTGGGTGCAGGGGATGCTGGACTGAGGGACGTGGATCCCATCGACGCGCTGGATGTGGCAAAGCTCTTGTGCGTGGTTCCCCCCAGAGCTGGCAGGAATTTCTCCCTGGGGAGCAAACCTCGAAACTAA